One part of the Leuconostoc kimchii IMSNU 11154 genome encodes these proteins:
- a CDS encoding DsbA family oxidoreductase, which translates to MEIKYWSDIACPFCYIGSNRMKRAMKELGIYNTTELEFKSFELDPTTSKETTEGYINHFTQGNKSMEDQAKQQMAYIEKMAHDDGLSMDINSVIPTNTVDAHRLIKLANSKHDPVLTENLIRRFYQVYFNDGRSIADHNVLVNAATEVGLYKDEVEVILNSDKYFQEVKADEIEAMQSGIHAAPFFVINNKYGINGAQPYEVFINALKQVQDEEDKAKG; encoded by the coding sequence ATGGAAATAAAATATTGGTCAGATATAGCTTGTCCTTTTTGTTATATTGGCTCTAATCGTATGAAAAGAGCCATGAAGGAATTAGGTATCTATAATACAACTGAGTTAGAGTTTAAGTCTTTTGAGCTCGATCCAACAACATCAAAGGAAACTACTGAAGGATACATTAATCATTTTACCCAAGGTAATAAGTCAATGGAGGATCAAGCCAAACAACAAATGGCTTATATCGAAAAAATGGCTCATGATGATGGCTTATCAATGGATATCAATAGTGTTATTCCAACCAATACTGTTGATGCTCACCGGCTAATTAAACTCGCTAATAGTAAACATGATCCGGTCCTAACTGAAAACTTGATTCGCCGTTTTTACCAAGTATACTTTAATGATGGCCGTTCAATCGCTGATCATAATGTATTAGTTAATGCAGCAACCGAAGTTGGCTTATATAAAGATGAAGTTGAAGTAATCCTTAATTCCGATAAGTACTTTCAAGAAGTAAAAGCCGATGAGATTGAAGCAATGCAATCTGGCATTCATGCGGCCCCTTTTTTTGTTATTAACAATAAATATGGTATTAATGGTGCTCAACCTTATGAAGTCTTTATAAATGCATTAAAACAAGTTCAAGATGAAGAAGATAAAGCTAAAGGATAG